The proteins below come from a single Drosophila suzukii chromosome X, CBGP_Dsuzu_IsoJpt1.0, whole genome shotgun sequence genomic window:
- the Lim1 gene encoding LIM/homeobox protein Lhx1 isoform X2 translates to MGSASEDDDDDDPPHLRATALGLGVLGPNGPDSAGGPLGTSDISVQSMSTDSKNTHDDSDQGSLDGDPDGRGDSQAENKSPDDANGSKRRGPRTTIKAKQLEVLKTAFNQTPKPTRHIREQLAKETGLPMRVIQVWFQNKRSKERRMKQITSMGRPPFFGGARKMRGFPMNLSPGGLDDGPGFPYFAADAKFEFGYGGPFHPHDGPYFPGHPGGPMPFNAPGGPMDHSGPIPMVNEFGLTPEATFLGQAGGPPMQLQSAVGPPPPPPPPSAEHLMAAAAAAAQQQAAQQQQQQQQQQQNAQQAANQTQQQQQQQQNGPRTNSPEFMSSANFSEPQNMQNEGLVW, encoded by the exons ATGGGCTCGGCGAGCGAAGACGATGACGACGATGATCCGCCGCATTTGCGGGCCACGGCACTCGGATTGGGCGTACTGGGGCCCAACGGACCCGACTCAGCGGGCGGACCTCTGGGCACGTCGGATATATCAGTACAAAGCATGAGCACCGATAGCAAAAATACCCATGACGATTCCGATCAG GGCTCCTTGGACGGGGATCCGGATGGACGTGGCGATTCCCAGGCGGAGAACAAAAGTCCCGACGATGCCAACGGATCGAAGCGACGCGGTCCGCGCACCACCATCAAGGCCAAACAGCTGGAGGTGCTGAAGACGGCCTTCAATCAGACGCCGAAGCCGACACGCCACATCAGGGAGCAACTGGCCAAGGAGACCGGGCTGCCCATGCGCGTCATACAG GTGTGGTTCCAGAACAAGCGGTCAAAGGAGCGTCGCATGAAGCAAATCACCAGCATGGGCCGTCCGCCCTTCTTCGGCGGAGCCCGCAAAATGCGGGGCTTCCCCATGAACCTCTCGCCGGGCGGACTGGACGACGGACCCGGCTTCCCCTACTTTGCGGCGGACGCCAAGTTCGAGTTCGGCTACGGAGGACCCTTCCACCCGCACGACGGACCCTACTTTCCCGGCCACCCCGGCGGACCGATGCCCTTCAATGCGCCAG GTGGCCCCATGGACCACAGCGGCCCCATTCCGATGGTGAACGAGTTCGGACTGACGCCGGAGGCGACGTTCCTGGGGCAGGCGGGCGGTCCGCCGATGCAGCTGCAGTCGGCCGTGGGACCGccgccaccgccgccgccCCCGAGCGCCGAGCACTTGATGGCcgcagcagcggcagcggcgcAGCAACAGGCGgcgcaacagcagcaacagcagcagcagcagcagcagaatgCGCAACAAGCGGCGAATCAgacgcagcagcagcaacagcagcaacaaaatgGCCCCCGCACCAATTCGCCGGAGTTCATGAGCTCGGCGAATTTCAGCGAACCGCAGAATATGCAAAATGAAGGGCTCGTTTGGTAA